The sequence below is a genomic window from Planctomycetota bacterium.
TGGGCGGTCGTCCTCGCGCCGCTGCCGCTGGCGTCGTTGGCGTGGTGGCGGCATCGTGATCGCTGGTCGCTGCCCGGAACGACGCTCGCGTTCTTCGTCTGTCTGCAGGCCGTTGCCCTGGTTTTCGCCGGGATCTGGTACGTGAACGAAACGATGATCCAGGCCAGCCTCTGGCGATTCAGTCCGCACATGAAGTGGCTGGCGGTCTGCATGGGGTCGGTCTGGATCTTCAATGAGAGCCGACGTGCCCAACTGCTCGCGGCGGCCACGCTCGTCGTCAGCCTCATCAGCCTTCTGATCTATCGAGGCGATCTGGAGATTCCGGTCCAGCCGACGTCGGGTCGCACGATCCTGCAGGCTGCAGCGTGGGCACGCGCGGAGTCACCGCCGGACTCCCTGTTCCTCGTTCCGCCGGGCGTGGGATCGGCGTTCCCGGTCAACGCGCGGCGTGGCCACGTTGTCAGCTTCAAGCTGGTACCTCAGCTGGCGGGTGAACTCGAGCCGTGGGCACGACGACTTGGCGACGTGGTTGGGAGCGATGACATCACGCAGTACACGGGCGGCTTCACGGGTTACGAACAAGCACGCAGAGCGATGGACGCCGACTACCACGCCCGGCCGACCAACGAGTTGATCGACGCCGCACGTCGGCACGATGCGGACTACGTCGTCGTGCTACGCAGTGACACTCCGGACGACTTCGAGCCCGTGTTCACGGCAGACGGCGTTGCGATCTACGAAGTGCCCTGACTCAGGCGGCGCGCTTGGTGATCGCACAGAACGCCATCATCGTCTCGGCGACCTTGTCGAGCGGGACAGTCTTCTCGGATGCTCCGACTTTCGCGGCTTCGCCGGGCATGCCGTAGACGGTGCTGGTCGCCTCGTCCTGGGCAAGCGTCCGAGCTCCGGCCTTTCGCATGGCTAGCAAGCCCGAAGCCCCATCGGCACCCATGCCCGTCAAGATCGCACCCACCGCATTGACACCGGCGACCTTGGCAACGCTGTCGAACAGCACATCGACTGCGGGCTTCTGGTGATGGACAGGTGGGCCTCCGACAAGCTCGACGTAGTAGCGGGCGCCGCTTCGCGCCAGTCGCATGTGGTGATCGCCTGGCGCGACCAGCACGTGACCCGGCAGCACGCTGTCGCCGCTCTTGGCTTCGGACACGTTGACCTGGCACAGGTCGCTCAGGCGTCGTGCGAAGTTCGCCGTGAAGGCGGCCGGCATGTGCTGGACGAGGACGCAGCCGGGTGCGTTGCTCGGGAAGCGTGTCAGCACGGCAGTGAGCGCCTGCACGCCGCCCGTGCTGGCACCGATCGCGAAGATGCGATCCGTCGTCTCGGCCATGCTGGTCCGGACGATCGGGCCGCCGGTGGTCACAGGCTTGCGTGCTGAAACCTTGGCCTTGGCAGCGATGCGAATCTTGTCGATGAGTTGCCTCGACAGATCGCCGACGCTGATCGCTCCGTTCGGCTTGCACAGCACGTCGACGGCACCAGACTCCAGCGCCTCAACGGCCGATCGCGAGCCCTTGGGCGTGAGCGAGCTGACGACGATCGTCGGCGTCGGGCGGCTTTGCATCAGATGCCGCAGGAAGGTCAGGCCGTCCATTCGCGGCATCTCGACGTCGAGCGTGACGACGTCTGGCTTGAGCGCGACGATCTTGTCGCGCGCGACATATGGGTCGGGCGCGCCGGCGACGACATCGATGTCCGGGGCAGCAGACAGCTCGCGTGTCAGGATCTGACGGACCAGCGCCGAGTCGTCGACGACGAGGACGCGAATCGGCTTTCCGCTTGGCTGGCTGAGCATGTCACGGGTTGGAGGTGGTTGAACCGACTCACGCCGCTGGCCTGAGGCTCACGCGAAGGGCTCTGCCTTCGACGCTGAAGCGGACCGCATCGGGCGGAGCGGCTTCGTCCCAAGCCGAGCCGTCGACGAGCGACACCTGCGGCAGACCCAACGGACATGCGTCGGCCGGCATGTCTTCGGCGTCGCCACCGGCCTGTGTGACAAGGCGTGGCATCATCGCACCGGCGGCGACGTTCACGAGTTCGCACAGCGCGTCGTCCGCACCGGCGGCAGCTTCCTGCTCGTCGGCGTCGATCCCAAGGGCGCCGGCGACGAGCAGTCGGCCGATCCGAGCGTCCGCATCCACGACCAGAACACCCGCCGACGGGCCGCCAAAGCCAAGTGAAACGCGTCGAACCTGCGCCGGCTCGACGACGAGGTCGCCTGGCTCGGCTGAGAGGAATGCGGTGTTCTCCAACGCCTCGATCACCGCTTCGGCCGCGACTTCGAGCGGCGTCTGGGTGGGCGTCTCATCGCTCAGCACGTCGCCTGGCGTTGCGAAGGCGTCTTCGGAGTTCTCCGACGTCGTCGCAGAGTCGGCCGCTTCGGCGAAGGGGTCGTCGCCGGTGGCAGGCTCGGCCGCGAAGGGATCGTCTTGGGTCGTCAGGTCGGACATGGCGGCGTGGTTTGGGGTTCAGGCGGCGATGCGAGTCAGGACGTCTCGGATGGCCTCGGGCTTGAAGGGCTTTCGGATGTACCCGGCAACGCCTGCTTCACGCAGGTCGTCGATGCGCTTGGCCATTGCTTCGCTGCTGACAATGACGATCCGCGTATTCATGGCCTCGTCCCCACAGACGGCCTTGGCGACCTCGACGCCGCCCAGTCGCGGCATGTTGAGGTCGAGGAAGCAGACGCCGTAGCCCGAGTTTTCGCGCAGGCGGTCGAGGGCTTCGAGCCCATCGCAAGCCTCGTCGATCTCCGCCTCGACGCCGCTGAGCATGATGCTCCGACGGATCATCGCGCGGGTCATCTTCGAGTCGTCGACCACGAGGATGCGCAAGCCGCTGGTCGGCTGCGTCGTGTCTGTGGGTGTCGTCGTTTGGGAGTCCATCGTGCCTCGTGGTGAGTCTGTGGTGCCCCGAGAAGTGCGTCGGAACGGTGGCGATTGCGGTCGGAGTGATTAGCGATTACTGGACGATGCGACGCCTGCTAGAGCGCGACGACCTTTCCATCCATGCGGAGTCGAACAGCGCCATCGCTGCACCGCATGTACAGCGTTCTGGCGGACGAGCCGCCGCAGTTCTCCGCGGCGACGAACAGGCCGTGCTTCCAGAGGGCTTTGCGGATCGCGAGGTGATTGCGTTTGCCGATGTCGAAGGTGCTGGTGGAGAGCATCTTCGCCCCGCCAGCCAGACGAATCTGAAGACGTTTCGTGTCGGCTCCTCGCCTCTGCATCGCCTGAATCAACGCGTCGAGTCCGGTGTCCGCGAACATGGCCGGTTCGTTCTGGGCTCGGCTGGCGTCCATCGCAGCCTCGGGCAGTTGGAAGTGCAGCAGGCCGCTGATCTTTCGAGCCGGGCAGTGGGCGGCAACGCCGATGCACGAGCCGAGAGAGTGCGTCACGAGCATCGCACGGGCGTCGCCGGTGGTCTTGAAGTCCGAGATCCCGACGACGATTTGGCCGGCGGTTGCGGAGGTGGAAGCTGGCTGCGGTTGGGACACGATGCGGCGGGCGAGAGTGGTGACGACGAGCGAGCGAAGGCCAGAACGACAAACGCGGCTACGGCGACTTTCGGTAAACGGCCGGCGCGACTTGTGTCAGGGCGTGCGACTGCCCCGACAACGACTCGCTGTGACCGGTAAAGAGGTAACCACCCGGTGCAAGCACCGCACTGATCCGACCAACGAGCGCCTCACGCGTCGGCCGGTCGAAGTAGATCATCACGTTGCGACAGAACGCAAAGTCGAGCGGACCGCGAAATGGCAGGCGGTCCATCAGATTCAACCGTCGAAACGTGATGAGCGACCGCATCGTCGGCGTCGCCGCGAGGGCACTCGTGCCGTCCGGCAGGCGACGTGGCTCGAAGTACTTGCCGCGGAGATGCGTCGACACGTTCGTCAGCCGCTTCAGCGGATAAACGCCGTTGACGGCCTCAGCGAGGACTTTTGTCGAGATATCGGTCGCCAGCAGCCGGATGTCGTGCGACTGATCGGCCGTCTCGAGCAGCGTCATCGCGAGCGAGTACGGCTCTTCGCCGGTGCTGCAGGCGCAACACCAACCGCGCACCGTTCGCTTGGAACGCAGAACGTTTGGCAGCACAGTCTTGCGAAGAAAGTCGAAGTGGACGGGCTCGCGGAAGAAGCTTGTGAGGTTGGTGCTCAGCGCATCGATGAAGTGCGTGAACTCCGGCTTCTCCGCAGCCGTTGTGGGTCGGATGTGGGTGTCGACGTAGCTTTTGAGCGAAGTGCAGCCGAGCGCTCGGACGCGCTTGGCCAGCCGGGAACGCACCAACTCGCGTTTATCGTCGCTCAGGTCGATTCCGACCTTCCGACGAAGAAGGTCGCGAATGAAGTGGAAGTCCTTGTCATTCAGCACAATTGCCTCGGTCGGCGTGCTGATGGTGGCGGAAGTCATGACCAGACGTCATCGGCCTTGCCACGCATCGACTTGAGCCGGACAGACGCTCGCAGGACGTAGACCGGCTTCGTAACATCGTTCCATGCTCCGGCGGGTGACGGCGATTCTGTCTGTGACGCTGTTCGTTGCCTGGCAGGCGAGTGCGAACGCGTTGGAGGATCTCGCATCGCTCGACCCAGGGGTTCGTGCGTCGACCTTCGGTGCTGTGGCGACGGATCGGGCATTGCGGCGAGAGGCTCTCGAAGCCGCGGCAGCCAGCGACGATCCGGCGCTGGCGGAGTCGGCGCGACGGCTGTTGCTCGGGATCGACAGCGGCCTTGCCGAGATACCTGTCAGTCAGCAGTCACCCGGTCTGGCCGAGGCAGCGCTGACTGCCCATTCGATCGACCTCTCGA
It includes:
- a CDS encoding chemotaxis response regulator protein-glutamate methylesterase produces the protein MLSQPSGKPIRVLVVDDSALVRQILTRELSAAPDIDVVAGAPDPYVARDKIVALKPDVVTLDVEMPRMDGLTFLRHLMQSRPTPTIVVSSLTPKGSRSAVEALESGAVDVLCKPNGAISVGDLSRQLIDKIRIAAKAKVSARKPVTTGGPIVRTSMAETTDRIFAIGASTGGVQALTAVLTRFPSNAPGCVLVQHMPAAFTANFARRLSDLCQVNVSEAKSGDSVLPGHVLVAPGDHHMRLARSGARYYVELVGGPPVHHQKPAVDVLFDSVAKVAGVNAVGAILTGMGADGASGLLAMRKAGARTLAQDEATSTVYGMPGEAAKVGASEKTVPLDKVAETMMAFCAITKRAA
- a CDS encoding response regulator; the encoded protein is MDSQTTTPTDTTQPTSGLRILVVDDSKMTRAMIRRSIMLSGVEAEIDEACDGLEALDRLRENSGYGVCFLDLNMPRLGGVEVAKAVCGDEAMNTRIVIVSSEAMAKRIDDLREAGVAGYIRKPFKPEAIRDVLTRIAA
- a CDS encoding chemotaxis protein CheD codes for the protein MSQPQPASTSATAGQIVVGISDFKTTGDARAMLVTHSLGSCIGVAAHCPARKISGLLHFQLPEAAMDASRAQNEPAMFADTGLDALIQAMQRRGADTKRLQIRLAGGAKMLSTSTFDIGKRNHLAIRKALWKHGLFVAAENCGGSSARTLYMRCSDGAVRLRMDGKVVAL
- a CDS encoding protein-glutamate O-methyltransferase CheR; the protein is MTSATISTPTEAIVLNDKDFHFIRDLLRRKVGIDLSDDKRELVRSRLAKRVRALGCTSLKSYVDTHIRPTTAAEKPEFTHFIDALSTNLTSFFREPVHFDFLRKTVLPNVLRSKRTVRGWCCACSTGEEPYSLAMTLLETADQSHDIRLLATDISTKVLAEAVNGVYPLKRLTNVSTHLRGKYFEPRRLPDGTSALAATPTMRSLITFRRLNLMDRLPFRGPLDFAFCRNVMIYFDRPTREALVGRISAVLAPGGYLFTGHSESLSGQSHALTQVAPAVYRKSP